Within Lolium rigidum isolate FL_2022 chromosome 5, APGP_CSIRO_Lrig_0.1, whole genome shotgun sequence, the genomic segment AGCAACTATGTTGACCTCAGACGACGACGAAATTGCGGAAGCAGTGAAGGCACTGGCGGCACTGACGGCAATGGTGGAAACGGTGACCACTGGACTGCAAAGTGTTGTACCGCTAGTACCGTGGATAGGGTTTAGTTTAGGTTTAAGTTTATCTTAAATTGACTCATCTTTCTAAGATATActcaaaatttaaaaaacctTCTTGAGATAAATAaatattagtactccctccgacacATATTACTTGCGACTGAAATGAATGTATCTACGATTAAAATGtggctagatacatctatatttgtGTCACGTAATATGAATCGGGGGGAGTGGTACATCTCTTACAGGAGAACTGTTGGTTTATCACAACACTCTGGTTAGTGTCATACTGGTACCCTCGGTCTCTGATTCAGGCGATGCACCGAACAATGCTTGTTCTAGCTTGTTTGGTCAACAGTCGACGGCCGATGCTCTACGGGGCAGTCGTTTTTTATCGTGTCGCTGTTACGAAATACTATCAGCGATGACATCACTGCGTCAATCGACTGCCAACAAAACAAGGGGAGTGGCCTGCTTCAACTCAACACTCAGCAGTCAGGCGGCCTTTGGTGGCTTCTGAATACGCTAGTGTATAGCGGCAACTGACCAGAAGATTGGATGGATAGCGTACGCTGACTTTTTTGTTCGATAATAAAATAGGAGCTGACTTTTTCAGCTAGGGAGCGGGGTGTGAACTTACTACTTTTTCTATGCGAGGGTGCCGCTGACTTTGGACGAAGTCAAAATTTCTGGGTCAGCGTTGCATGCCTTGCGCCCTCACCTCACGGAGATGGATGTCAACGGGTCCAGACTCCAGAGACCTCACACGGTCACACCCGTATTTAGGGCCTTGGGACGTCTGACCTTATACCTATAACGGTTTCCTAGAAATTAGTCGCTTGATTTTTATTATGTCTCAGTCGACTCATTAGttattggatttgcctcttgatccgTACAGATATCACAATTGCAAGTGAGTTGTAACTGCGATTTCCCTATTTGCAGGTGGATTGCAAATAACATTTTCTTGTTGTAAGTGGATTATAACTGAGAAAAAAGATATCCACACCGTTAAATTTGCTTCAAGATTCGTCCTGGTATATGAGTTGCAACTTTGTTATAAGTTACTGAGATTTAGTTAATTAGTGTAAGTCGCCTGAGATCCAATCGTGCCCTGGTGTTGGTGTGCCTGCCTCGTGATCAAATATCTTTGCCCCACCGTCGCGGCGGGCTCCTAATTATTTTGAACTAAAATAGTGATCCTCGTAAATTTAAGGGCATCATCTCCTGTTGGCTAAAAGTGTTCAAGAATTAAAATAAATATCACATATGCGACATACATATATGGCAATACTTTTTATGATAAAACGATTATCATTTCATATCTTGAATCATCCATGTAAGTGATGTTTGATTTCTAATCTGAGCTAGAGTTATTGTGTGAAGTTAGATCAGTACAAGAGGTCACTTATTCCATCGGTGGAGGGACATTCTCATCCCCGTGAGAATATGTGTTGACTCAACCATGTTTGTATCATTAATcttgttactccctccgatcgaGAAAAATGGCGGACAGGTTATTTTACGAAAAAAAACTTTGCGTTTGTATTGTACACAACCTGCACTCCATATCGCTTGGAACGAGCGGGCGTGGGTTGCAGTGGTGGCATTGGCCAGATCCAGTTAAACTGATGGTCTAGTTTCATGATTTTGGAAGGGTGTAACTGTAAAACGCTATTTGTACTAACATGCCGACGTATTTTTGGGATCGGAGGAACTACTATTTTTtagtttgggagacatttttgtcGGCAGTGTGACTAATGTTgtgattttattaattttaaattttcacGACTCCGAACTCCTTAGATTTCGTAAGCATTTTGTGAAAATGTTGGTCTGATGGTagtcaactaattttttttatttacgCGTACTTAATCATAAAAACAATGCATGCACTGACTTCATCCGACATTATTCTGTAATTGTGTTGGTCTGATGGCTGTCTAATAAATTTTCCATTTATATATACTCAATCACAGAAACAAGGTCTTCAGTTTACATATATACCCTTTGTTATATACTTAGTCGGAATgcattgtcttttttttttttgagatgttgCTTTTAGTAAGCCTGTTTTATAGTACCGATGTTTTCTTCGGTGGTGGTTTAAAGTGTTGCTGATGCGAGTGAGTGATcaccagtaaatgatcaccgcgaCGGCTTTGTGTGTATCAACATATTGTTGGTGCAGATGTTAAACGTAACTAGTACCTTCGCGACAATGCAAAGATCACGTTGATGTCAAAGAGTCAAAAATCCAGTTCAAAAAAGAGTCAAAACGCAAAATCCATGCTCTGTTTTTTCCAATTTGCACCATCACATCACATTACCCAGAAACTGCAAACAGTGAGCGTACAGAACCAAAATTTGGCATCCGAAGCCAAGACGACACCGAAGGAGAGAGGTAAAATTTGAAGTGGCGACAACTGAACTAGCTCAGGTAGCTCCAGAGTGGCACATCGGCGAGGTTGGCCTCGCCGTAATCGCCGAGCGCCGCAGACGCAGCCAGAAATGGAGACGACATGAGCATGCCCTGTGCCAAGCTCGCGTAGTACAGGTCCCAGCCCATGTCGCTCAGGACGTCCAGCTCGAACGGCGAGGACGAgtcctcgtcgtcggtgagcggggaggAGGGCGTCGACGACTCAGTGTCTGACATGGCGTCCTCCTCGCCCAGTGCCTGCCGCCGCTCGAATTCCTCGACGGCCTCGGTCACGGCGTGGCGCACCTCGTCGAGGCTGCGGTAGGAGGATGCCGGCATGGCGAGCAGCTCGGCAGAGTCGGCGAAGTTGAGGCAGGCGTCACCAGCGGCGATAGCGAGCATGGCGGCGTCGTGCGCGCGGGCCGCGATCTCGgcggtgtcgaaggtgccgacCCACAGCCTGCTCCCGCGCCTGCCGGGGACGcgcacctcgcacacccaccgccCGGCATTGCCCCTGCGCCGCACGCCGCGGTATACCGGGTGCCGCGTCTCCCTGAACTTGGTCCGCCCAGCTGGCCGCTTCGTCCACACCGTCTGCTGCTTCTGCTCCGACGAGGTCGAGGGCGAGTGGTACTCCCCGCTGCACGGCGAGCCCGACTCCCCGCTCATCTCCTTCTTGATTTGACACATCTTCTACCTTGAGATTCGATTTAATTCACAAATCCAACTAGGAGCTCAGCTCAATCACAATACCCTCTGTAACTCTGTTCCTTAGCTTCGTAAGCTCTGGATGCTTTTGGTTGCTTGAGTGAAGTGGTTTTGCTGTGCGATGAGAAGTTTGAGCGGAGTGATTTCGGAAGCTGATACTTATAGGTGGTGGCGCGCAGGGGGCAAAACGCGGCCAGGGAGCCAGTGCCTCACCGGTTGAGAGGACACAGCTTGGATACAGCGAAAGGGAAAGGGGATGCATCCCGGTAAGCCACAGCCcacaggggaagaagagagggagacTTCGAGAGTGACACCACGATTTCTTTATTTTATCAGCGATTCCACTAGACGGCCAGTACATTCTATCTAATCCTTCTTTTTTTCGTTGGTCTTATCGTTTTCTGTCTTAACTTAGCTCTGGAGACATTCGCCCCTTCACCCTACTGGAACCGGCTCCTCTAACCTTGAGGAGCAAAGTCAGTAAAAATAATGTAGTAAAGTCAGGGCATCTTAAGCATTTGTACCATATTATGTGATGTAAATAATTACTGTAGACATAAAATTTTAAACTAAATTTTATTACACCATAATTTTGCCTGTATAAAGTTACTCTAAATGCAaaatataaatttgtattttttaaacCAATTCAAACCATTTAAGCCTCAATCCTACAATTTTGAAGAAGAAAAGTCAGCCTACTGTAGCATAGCTAACTTTACTCCTCAATGTCAGATGATCCCGTCCCCACCCTACTGTACTGCCGCTTGGTACACCTGTCACTAGAAGAAATAGCTAATGGCTAGAGCTAATTTTAGTTACTACCTCTGTTTATAAAAGAAATATcgtaagtttatctaaatttagatgtatgtagatTCTCTTTACTGTACAAAAACATCTGAATTTTGTAACTGGAGTTTTCATCAAGTTGTAAACTAGAAATCAAAATTTGAGTTCTTTGGTTTATAAAGTAAGACCAAAGTAAAGACCAAAATGGAAGCGGAGTTCTTTATTCCACTGTAAAATACGTGGGGGCGTTGGTTGTGGCGAGTCCATAGGTTTTCTTTTTATAGTTATCGTTAAAATAATCAACCAACTTTGGTAAGAGAGTATCAACACGAATATTTTAGGGAATGTGGTTAACATGGGTTTTAACGATGGTCATCTGGTGTCATTTCTAACGGTTGGGCGTGACTTCGACTCATCGTCCACCCTGCGATGTTTTGCATCTACGCGTAGATGTTTTGCAAAAAGTTTATCTAGACAAGTTATTCATCAACTTAATCGAGCTACTTTTATAAATTTGCCAATATATAAGTTTGATAAATTCAAGGTTTGACATTGTTTAATTACAAATTGAGAAGGGAAAAGGATTGATAATATGAGTCTCTTAGGCTTTTTACAATGGTTTTTTTAGTTGTATCCTAGAAACTTTTCTTATGTGACACTATTCAATGAAGAAAGAGTTTGATGTTGGAGTGTTATATTATCTAAATTACAACTATTGCAATGACTTTCATACCAAAAAAAAGTTTCTAGCTTATCTCATGCATGCATGGACCCAAAATTACTAAATTGGAACTTATTTAGATACACCTTTTAAAGTAATTAGACAATACATTCTATCTTAGCCCGCTATCATATGTATTGCCGTACTCGTGCATCTTAAGGAACAAATAccccaatgcattgtatcttaaggATTATGGTGACATGCATTTATGAGATTTGAGTAGCAGTGTAAACTTCGCACAAGACTTGTATCTTAGAGCAAGAATAATATTATAGCTAACTGTTGGCTATAGCATATTGACATGTTATCCAAGTGAATTAGCTTTATAGAGAAAATATACAACAATTATCTATAAAATATTACTACTTTATTAATACATGGTTTATCTTATAGTCTCGCAATGTGTTTAGAAGCCCATGCTGCATCTTGCTCTTAAATTACAGCCGCTTATCTTCTCTCGCCTATTTTGACTCCTCCAACTAGGGAAAAACATATAATACTCAAATTCTTATGTAGCCAGATGGACATAAGTTTATTGTACGTTCTCTTAGCAAAGATACAACATCACCTTTTTACTATTTAATATATTTGCCACATAAGTAAATTACTTAAGATATAGCGCAAAGAATCATCCATGGTGAAAGGTCCAAGAGGCAATGCATTGAATTAATAGTCTCTTAAGTTTTAATATATCCTATGATCAGGAGTGGACATGGCACCCTTCTAGCCTAGGCGGCCGCCTAGGCTTTCTGACGGCGCATACCGTGTATTTTATGATTCTCTATAGTGTTTTTTTTCAAAAGTTTGGTATCTTAACTTGGTTGCCGAGACTTTCAGAAGCTTCTAGGCCCACCAATGCCTACGATAATATGATAAGAGATAATGTGTATTGTAAAAGACCTTACATAAGCAATAAGTTGCCACTACAGGGCCTGATAGAAGAGCTCGACAAAttctaaagcatatgtattatcggAAACAAAAAATGGAGCTCGAGCTCCATGGTGGACATTTTTTGAAAAATTCTAAATCAACATttgtaattttaaaaaaattcggaATAAATATCCTAGGTGTAGATAATGTTGAACTCTCCCATATTGCCAAATCTCAATTGAAAATTCCTTATATTCTGGCCTAGGAAAAAATGACAAATCTGACAATTTTTCAAGTTGAAAATGAGTATTCTTCACCTTACCCAGATCCACGCATTTGTCACTTTTATCTCAACCTAAAGTTCAACGAATTTTGGATTGGTTTCTTTGCACACTAGTAGATTTCATTAATATCCACATCTATTATTATGTTTCCAATTTTTTGAAACATTCAAATGATATTTTTAAATGTTGCAAAATAAAAGGGCTATGTGCACCTCGGGTGCCACTTGTCCATGCCCATGTATTATGCAATATCTATTATCTTCACGACATGAATCATTGAATGTTTTAATAtcatgtactacctccatcccaaagcttaaggctttaaaaaaaagtcaaaccaagtaaaatttgaccaaacttttaaagcaatctatcagcacatataatattatgtagataccatacgaaaatatatttcattatctatttaataatattaattttgtatttttcatgttaataaattttggtaaaagcttagtcaaacttgacatagtttgactttctaaaaataatataagtcttaagctttgggatggaggtagtatgtgttCAAATGGGTTGGTGTATGTACATATTTTTTACGTCTCTGTGTGAACTctgttttgcaaaaaaagtaaAAATACCAGGTCGATGCtaaattttatatttgaacaaagaAAGACCCTATGGGCCTGACAACTGCATTTACTTGAAAGCGGTGGGCATAGAGATTACATAGAGGATCTCTGAAAGAAAGAAAATTGTAATGCATTCCTCAAATTTTACAAAAGGGGCCCTAATAAGATAGTGGAAAATGCCATCGGGTCCTCCTCCACCGGCGATGCAGATGAGCTCTATGCCATGGCCACCCGCTCCGTCGTTGGTGACATCACCACTTGAAGACATGAAGGCGTTGATCACCGTGGTAGAGCTGCAAAAGACTCTCCCTTTGGCATGCCGattgggaggaagaagatgggggAAGCCTTTCGGCCATGAGAAGCATCAGTGAGGCGTCTTAGTCGTTGATGTTCTGGTGCTGACAAAATACAGATTAATAGGGGATGAAATCCAAGAGGCCTCCATTCGACCAGAAGGATCGAGGAGGGGAGTAGCATTAGCTCCACCGAGAACTCCACTGATAGTGAGATCAAGAAGGACCTAGAGTACCTCCAGATCCGAACCTGAGCAGCCAAACTGGCCAACACGCGAGCTTATTGAGGGGAGTTCCGCCTCGATCACACCTTGATGCCCTACAAAATACTACTAAGAGAGGGAGGAGATGAGCTCCGAG encodes:
- the LOC124653160 gene encoding dehydration-responsive element-binding protein 1A-like — translated: MCQIKKEMSGESGSPCSGEYHSPSTSSEQKQQTVWTKRPAGRTKFRETRHPVYRGVRRRGNAGRWVCEVRVPGRRGSRLWVGTFDTAEIAARAHDAAMLAIAAGDACLNFADSAELLAMPASSYRSLDEVRHAVTEAVEEFERRQALGEEDAMSDTESSTPSSPLTDDEDSSSPFELDVLSDMGWDLYYASLAQGMLMSSPFLAASAALGDYGEANLADVPLWSYLS